TACAAAGCTGGAGTTTACTACAGCACCATCAACAGCTCAACCTTGAGTGATGGCAGTGAGCTTTGGGCCGTACCGACTAACTTGCCAAGTGGTTCAGACTATCAAATTAGAATTGCCAGCACCACTAATGGCACTCTCTATGACTTTGGCAACAGCTACTTCACCGTTTCTCCAGCTTCCTTCGTCACTCTCTCCAGCCCAAATGGAGGAGAAACCTTCCAAGCAGGGTTGAACTACAACATCACTTGGACAGACAACATCACTGAGAACGTCAAGCTTGACCTGTACAAAGCTGGAGTTTACTACAGCACCATCAACAGCTCTACCTTGAGTGATGGCAGTGAGCTTTGGGCCGTACCGACTAATTTACCTAGTGCTTCAGATTACCAAATCAGAATCGCTAGTACGACCAATAACAACATCTTTGACTACTCCGACAGGAATTTTACACTCCAGTCTGACCTGAAAAAATACTGGTTCTATTACAACTTCAACGCAAACAACTACAGCATGGCTGATAGCTATAGTGGCAGTGTCATTGCCCCCGTTGGGATGTACACCGTAACTGTAGCAGATGGCTCATATCTTGATAGTGAGTTGTTTGACCCTAGAGCTATCAATAATGAGATCGGATTGAATGGCAAATATGTAGTTCATGCAGTTGAGGACTACAACGATAGCCTTACTAACGAGGCAGGTAGAGTTTTCGTTCATGACTATATAGATAGAGATAATGGTGCAGTGCAGCACTTCACTCCCTACAAATACACCCAGGGTGTTCAGCCCTCTGGCCTTAATTATTTAGGTAGTGAGCTAGATCACATAGACTCAGCGCGGACATCAGGTACCCAGTTTGGGCAAGACTATTATGAAGCTGATCCAGAAGCAAGCAATTGGAGGGCTGAGTACTACAACAACCGTAACCTATCAGGTTCTCCTGTGTTTATTGAAAGCTTTGGAAGTAGCCAAAACTTTGAGCGCCAGTGGGGAAGTGATTCTCCTACTACCCGTCTTGGATCTACTGCTGTTCCGACCGATAGCTTCTCTGCCCGTGTAACATCTACCCGTTACCTTGCCCCTGGCCTCTACCAGGTACGAGTTGGTTCAGATGATGGAGTTCGTGTCAAAGTAGGAAATTTAAACGTTATTGACTCCTGGGTCGATCAAGGTCCAGCTCCTCATTCAGGCTACTTTCGGTGGGCAGGCGGAACAACCCCAATTACCGTTGAGTATTATGAAAATGCTGGTCTTGCCAGTTTAAAGTTTGAGTTGATGCCAGCAACGCCTTTCCAAGATGCAGTTGATGAAGCAACTCAATGGCGCTCTACTGTCCACACATGGGATAGAAATCAAAGTGGCACTCCTCCCCTTGATTTTTATACGAACGATGCTTACAAGATCGGCGGCATTAACTTGGGTTCTAATACTCGTAGTGATGGGCAAAAAGGAATTAAGTTTGATTTAGGCAATGGTGCTTTAAATGCTGATGGAAGCCGTTTACCTGATGATTTCTTCGCCGTCCGTAGTTATACATGGGCTGACTTTGATGGAGGCCCTTATAAGTTCCGAGTACAGGGTGATGACGGCTTTCAAATCTCAGCTAAAAGCCATGCAACAGGTCAGTGGTACTACATTACACCTCAAAATGAATGGACGCCAGCTTACGGTGCTCTAGAGAAAGAGTATACTCTTCCATCTGGCCGCTATGATCTACATTTCCACTATTTTGAGCAGGGTATTGCTGCTAATTTCGACCTCTCTTGGGCTAAGGTTTCTAATCCTGACATTGATATCCAAGTCCATGATGTCTATGGCTCTTTTACTGCTTTCCAAACGTCAGCTATTCAGCAGGCTGTGGAAAATTGGGAAAGGATACTTACAAAAGACAAAGATATTACTGGATCGCTAAAGATTGCCCTTACCGAAGGGTTCACTGCGATGGGTGGAGAATCATGGGGAGGTGCGTGGGCTGAGGCTTTTGTAGATCCTGCACAGAATAGTCGTAGTGACTATAGTAACGGCTATGGAGCAGATGGTAGGTACCGGGAGGTTGACATTGCAGGAGGTAACTATCATAACCGTATCAACTACAACAGCTATAAAATCGATAGCTTGACAAAGAACGAACTAGTTCGTTTAACAATGCATGAGATTGGTCATACTCTAGGACTTGATCATGAGTCCGGATATAGCCTCATGAATACCTCTGGATTGAATGAATCCATTACGCCTACTTCATGGAGTACATTAGGCTCCCTTGGCTACAACTTTAATCAAAATGCACCTGTCTATTGGTCCTAAGATGAGGCTGCCACTCGCTGTTCGTGGTAGATAGAGGCGTTCTAAGGGGCATTGAACGCTTCATAACTATGCATCCAGGAAATACGGCTTCAAAGTAGTGGTAGTATTCATCCACAAATTGAATCGTTGACCAGAGTTCTCTGGATGCAGGCATTGATGATGGAGCAGAACAGGCACTGTCTCCATTCTAAATATTCTTTGAGAAGAGTGATAAAAGAGGGCTAGGTTGCCTTAATAAAATGCGGCTAAGCTGGGGTACTCAACCGCACCTCGCAAACCCTTCTCTTAGTGAGAGATAAGTTTTCACTTAGTGAGCGAACCGACAGGAGATTAAATATCGAGATCGGTGAGGTTCAGTTTTGGCCCGTAGGTTTCAATAAACTCACGTCGGGGAGCCACGCGATCGCCCATCAAAATCGTAAAGATCCGGTCAGCTTCCGCAGCATCTTCAATCTCTACTCGTTTCAGCGTGCGGCTTTCTGGGTTCATCGTGGTTTCCCAGAGTTGGGTGGGCATCATTTCGCCCAAACCCTTAAACCGCTGAATTGTGTAGTTAGCATTCGCGGGAAACTCACGCTGCACTAAGTTAGCCAGCTCGCGATCGCTATAGCAGTAGTAGTGACTGCGGCCCCGTTCCACCTTGTAGAGAGGAGGGCAAGCAATATAGATGAAACCCTGCTCCACCAGCGATCGCTGATAGCGATAGAAGAAGGTGAGCAACAGTGTACGGATATGTGCGCCATCTACGTCTGCGTCCGTCATGATCACGATGCGGTGGTAGCGCAATTGAGAAGAGTCAAACTCTTCTCCTTTGATGCCCAAACCTAGAGCCGTGATCAACGCCTGAATTTCAGTGTTCTTGTAGATCTTGGCATCATCGGTTTTCTCAATATTGAGGATCTTGCCTCGCAGCGGCAAAATTGCTTGGAAACGGCGATCGCGGCCTTGCTTAGCCGAGCCACCCGCAGAGTCTCCTTCCACAATAAAGATCTCAGATTCGCTAGGATCACGAGAACTACAATCCGCCAGCTTACCGGGTAGGGTTGAAGATTCTAGCACCGACTTTCGCCGCACCAATTCTCTCGCCCGCCGAGCTGCTTCGGCTGCGTTGAACGCTTGAATCGCCTTCTCTAAAATGCTGTCCGTAACCCCAGGACGGAACTCTAGATACTCAGTCAGGACTTCTCCCACCAGAGAGTCCACGATTCCCCGGACTTCTGTATTGCCCAACTTGGTCTTAGTTTGGCCTTCAAACTCTGGGTCGGGCACTTTAACGGAGATCACAGCCGTCAAGCCTTCCCGGATGTTCTCACCTGCTAAGTTAGGGTCATTCTCTTTCAACTTATTGCGCTTACGAGCCAAGTTGTTCAGAGTTCGGGTCAGCACCGCCTTGAGACCTTCTAGGTGAGTCCCACCGTCAATGGTGCGGATATTGTTGGCAAAGCCTAGCAAGCTGTCGGTATAAGCGTCAGTACACCATTGCAGAGAAACCTCTACCTGTACATTGTTGCGCTCGCCTTGCACATAGATAATCTCTTCATGGAGTGGTTGCTTGTCCCGGTTCATGTAGCTGATGTATTCCCGGATGCCACCTTCATAGAAGTAGGTTTCAGAGCGAGGTTCGTTACCTTTAACCAGTTCTAAGCGATAGTCCGTGAACGTAATTTCTACACCTGCATTCAGGTAGGCCAGTTCCCGAAGCCGACCAGAGAGCGTCATGTAGTCGAACTCAATGCCAGTCGTAAAGATGACCTCATCTGGCCTAAAGTTAACCATTGTTCCGGTACGGTCTTCAGACGTGGGTTGAGCGGTTAGCTCTGTAATTGCCACGCCGCGTTCGAAACGCTGGGTGTAAACCTTCTTATCGCGCCGAACTGTTACCTCTACCCACTCCGACAGGGCATTGACCACCGAAATGCCTACCCCGTGCAAGCCACCCGAAACCTTATAACCGCCACCACCGAACTTACCGCCTGCATGGAGCACCGTCATGACTGTTTCCAACGCCGACTTGCCCGTGCGGGGGTGAACGTCGGTCGGAATGCCTCGGCCATCGTCTTCTACGGTGACTGAGCCGTCAGCATTAATGTCAATTCGGATGTGCTTACAGTAACCTGCCAGCGCTTCATCAACAGAATTATCAACGACCTCGTAAACTAAATGATGGAGTCCTCGCGGTCCCGTACTGCCGATATACATACCCGGTCGTTTACGGACTGGCTCAAGACCCTCAAGGACTTGAATCTGATCGGCACCGTAATTGCTTGTCATGAATGAAGCGCTCCAATAATTAGGTCTGAAGCTCGATCAAGCCTCAAGACACCAAAATCTATCAAAATTATAGCACAAAAGGGTTATAAGCGATTTTAGAGGCGTTTCCAGCGAGCTTTATGGTAGGGATGGATCAAAACGTGATACAGGTGCCGAGTTTGGTTGTGATTTGTGGCCCCACTGCATCGGGGAAATCGGGGCTGGCGATCGCCCTAGCCCAACGCTTAGAATCTGCGGCCATCCTCAGCGCTGACTCGCGCCAAGTGTATCGAGAGTTCGACATCGGCACCGCCAAACCCACAATAGCCGAGCAACAACAAATTCCTCACTATTTAATAGACATTTGTGACCCAACCCAAACATTAACTCTGGCAGACTACCAAGAGCAGGCTCAAGCCTTGATTGATGAGTTTCATCAGGGGGAAGGGGAAAGGATGAAGGATGAAGGAGGAGGGATGAAGGGAAAGCGGAGGGATGTTCGGCTCTGCCGTTCGCGAAGCGTAGGAAGAGGGATGAATAAATTTCATTCTGCTGATTCTGATGCTCCTTCAGCTTCCGGGCCAATAACCCTACCAGAAACAAATTCTCCCCTTCATCCTTCATCCCTCATCCTTCATCCTTCCCCCATTCCTTTTCTTGTCGGCGGCACAGGTCTCTACATTCGCTCGGTGGTGCAAGGGTTGATTATTCCTCGCGTACCGCCACAACCAGAATTGCGATCGCAACTCCAAGCGTTGGGCCAGAAACAACTCTACGCATTTCTGCAACAAGTTGATCCAGCTTCAGCAACCCGAATTCATGCCAATGACCAAGTTCGGACGTTACGGGCGCTAGAAGTGTTCTACACCACAGGCCAACCCATATCCGCCCAACAGGGAGAAAAACCACCTGATTACCCGATTTTGCAGATTGGGCTAGATGCAGAGGGCGATCGCCTGACTCGTCGGATTGAGCAGCGCACGGATCAAATGATTGCGGCTGGCTTTGTCGATGAGGTGACAACCCTGTGCAATAAATATGGCCCTGACCTAGCTCTGCTCAACACTCTGGGCTACCAAGAGATTAAGCAATATCTAGCTGGAGAAATCTCCCTGACTCAGGCGCGAGATTTAACGGTGTTGCATACCCGACAGTTCGCCAAGCGCCAACGCACCTGGTTTCACGCCGATCCCACTATTACGTGGTTCGATTCTGATGCCTCTGATTTGGTAGAACAAGTTTGGCAGCAGATGCAGCAATTTTGGGAAAAGTCAGCATCCGCGATCGCTACTCTGTAGCCTTCTCAGATCACTAAACAACCAAGATTTATAGTTCTATTGTACTAAATTTTGAAGTACTGGAGTGGCGATCGCACCTGAAATGATGGGCATATTACAACCAGTTATACACTGGCTGCTAATTAATGAAACCCGTTTTGCGTAAAGGTCAGTTGGTGACATGGAAGGATGATCGCGGCTTTGGCTTCATCAAACCTAGTGATAGTAACGAGCAAGTTTTCTTCCATATCACTGCCTTGAAGGATGCAAACCGCCGACCTCAAGTAGGGGATGTCATTTACTATCAGCTCAGCGTTGAGCAAAACGGAAAAGCCCGTGCTTCCAACGCTTCTATTCAAGGAGTGGTTCCTAAGCAATCACTCCACTCTCCATCTTTTGTGACAAAGGCAGGAGCAAGACCACAACCTAGAGCCTGGTCGGCACAATCAACTGTAGCAACGTTGCTTTTAGCTTTACTACCTAGCGTGGGAGCAGTCCATTTTGCATTGACAACTGCTAATGTCATTCCTTTCATTCTTTATCCTGTCATGAGCCTGATTACTTTCTGCCTGTATGCCACTGACAAATCTCGTGCTCAGCAGAAACAATGGAGGGTTCCAGAAAATACACTGCATTTCTGCGAACTGCTGGGTGGATGGTTAGGAGGCTTTGTGGCTCAACAAAAATTTCGTCATAAAACTAGAAAAACCTCTTATCAAATTGTGTTTTGGCTAATCGCCGCCCTCCACATCACATTTTGGCTATATTGGTTCTTCTTTAGAGAAACACTGATCCCTCTGCTCAGTCCATAGGGGCGTTTTGCATCTGCGTAGCATTTCCACAGGAGAAAATATCTCTACAGCAGGTTCCGTAGCAACAGGGCGATCGCTTCATTACAACTCCCTGGCTAAACTTCTGAGCGTTCTAATTCGCTAAAGCCTTTGATTAGGAACATTAATCAGAGTTGGGGCTGAAACCAACTAAAATTAATTACCTACGACGGGAATCGAGCCGCTTTTATGAAGAAATTGATCAAGGGTCTGCGGGAGTTTCAGACCGGATATTTCAGCCAACACCAAGACCTGTTTGAACAGCTCTCGCAGGGTCAGAAGCCGAGAGTGCTGTTTATCGCTTGCTCCGATTCCCGGGTTGATCCTAACTTGATTACCCAAGCTCAACTAGGGGAGTTGTTTGTCATCCGTAATGCAGGTAACTTGATTCCTCCCTTTGGGGCCGCGAATGGTGGAGAAGGCGCAGCCGTAGAATATGCGATTCATGCCTTGGGCATTGAGCAAGTGATTGTGTGTGGTCACTCGCACTGTGGGGCGATGAAAGGCTTACTCAAGCTCAGCAGCCTAGAAGAAGATATGCCCCTAGTGTACGAATGGCTCAAACATGCCGAAGCCACGCGCCGCCTCATGAGAGATCATTACAGCGATCGCGAAGGGGAAGAACTGTTAGAATCGGCGATCGCAGAAAACGTGATTACCCAACTAGAAAACCTGAAAACCTACCCGGTGATCCACTCCAAACTCCACGAAGGCAAGCTGGCGCTCCACGGTTGGGTATACAGTATCGAAAGTGGAGAAGTGTTGTCCTACGATCCAGAGGAGCATGAATTTTTGCCTCCTCACAGCAAAATCTCGTCGAGAACCGCACCCAACTTTACGTTTGCTGAATCAAGACCTGCACCTCCAGAGCCAAAGCCTACTCGCGCTTTCCCAGAAGATGAGCTGTCTGCTTATGGCTGGCTACCCCGCGAACAAGCTCACCGGATCTATCGTGGTTCCTATTAGTCTCTGTTTAATGGACGCCCTGCCAAAACGTCATTAAATCACGCTGCTCCCACAACATCAGCACACCTGCGATCGCCATACTCGCCATCACTAATTGACGGAATTGGCGATCGCTAATTTTTTGGAGAACATATTGCCCTGCCCAAGTTGCGGGAGCCGCCGCCAACCCAATCAACAAACCATATCCCAAATATTCTGGTTTCAGTACCCCAAAGGCGGCGTAGACAAATAACTTGGCAATGTGAACCACGATCACATGCACTGCTTTTGTCGCCAACATTTGCTCTTTGACCAAGCCATAGTTGAGGTAGAACGGATTCATCACTGGCCCGCTGCTACCCACTAGGCCAGAAATAAAGGCATGGAAAAATCCGGCGGGTAAAAACTGCCAAGTCTGAACCGTGAAGGTGCGTTCTTGTTTGCTCAACCCGTAGCTCAGCACCGTCGCTAGTAGGAATAAGCCGATCAGGAATTGCACCCATTCCACATGAATTTGGGTAAAGGTGTAGGCTCCGAGTAAAGCCCCGGCGATCGCTCCTGGTAAGTACCAGCGGGTCATTTCCCAGTCAATATGCTGCCAAAATAACAAAGCTCGCTGGGCATTGCCGAGCAACATGCCAATGGTGATCACGGGAGCAACGGCGGATGCTTCTAGGAAAAAGTTGACGACTGGAATTAGCACCAAAGGACTGCCGCCACCTGCCAAAGCACTAATAAACCAAGCAAGAAGACTCGCAACAGCTAAACACAGGATGAGCATGAGAATGTTAAACAACTTTTAACCTAGTGTTTACATTCTCATGCTTTTACTTCCACTGTGAGTTATTTGGGTAAAATTTCTGCTCAGTGCGATCGCCTCACCTTACTGGGTGAGCTAGCGGCAGGAGGGCGATCGCTTTTTCCTTCAGTAAGCTAGAAACAAGGTCAAGGTTTGATCTTCTAAGCAACTAAAAGTCCCTGCGATCGCTTTTTCCAAGGGCTGAGAAAAGGCGATCGTTTTCTTATAGCTTTGAAGTGGGACGAACGCTACTCTTTAAGAAGATTCAAGATACATTATTTCTAGTGAGAGCAATCATAGAAATGCCAACCCCTTACGATAAAACCATAGACAAGATTCTTCAGCTACCAGAACCGCTACTTCGAGAAGTAAACGATTTTGTGGATTTTTTGAGAATGAAGCATGACAGCGATCGCTGGCGGCTGTGGGAGCAGTTTAGTGAAACCACAAAATTGTCTGAATCTGACTTTTCGGACTATCTAAGTAATTTAGAAAACTATGAAGAACAATTAGCGAATGGAGAGATTAGTTGGTAGTCGTTAGTCGAGGAGATATAGTGCTCTGCGATCTAAATCCAGTTGTAGGTACAGAGCAGTCAGGAATTCGGCCTGTAGTTATTCTGCAAATTGATCGAGCAAATGCTGCCAGTCCTCACACTATCGTTGCGCCATTTACAACCAAGATACGACGTAAGCTCTTACCTTCCCATGTCTTCGTGCCAGCAGGAATAGGAGGTTTAAGCCAAGACTCAGTATTGTTATGCGAACAGATTCGAGTAACTGATAAGTCTAGAATCATCCGATTGATTGGCAGCTTAGATCAAAGTTATATGCAGGAATTAGGAGATGCCCTAGCTATCATTCTCGGTTTATCCAATCAAGAATAAATAAGCTGCGATCGCTCTTACTCAGTCCTTAAAAAAAGTGATCGCTTTATTATTTCATGAAAAACGATTATTTAGAGGAATTGGTTTTAGGATCTATTACTACTAAAACTACCTAATACCAAGCATTAATACATAAGAATAAATCTTAATCAGAAATCACCTCAAGACTAACCTTTACTTGATGCTGACAAGTCTTATTAAAAGCTTCTTCAATTTTGGGTAACCAACGTTGATTTACCCGAAATAGGGCACTAGAGCTAATGCCAATTCTGGCTTGATGACCATCAAAAGATAAGAGGCGACTTTGTTGACGTAGCAAAGACTGAGTACTAGGAGGCCGTAACTGGCTGAGGACTTTTTGCCAGAGCTGGTTCAAGTCTAAAGGTAGCTCTGTTTTTGGTTGCGGAGGTAACGCTGGCATCTGAGGCTCTTGTTTCTGAGCTTTTAACTCTTGAATCGCAACTTCTAAACTGGTTAATTGCTCCCAAGATAGAGGATATTGCCACGAACCAATTTGGATAGAGAGTGAAGAACTAGTAACTTCTGAGGTGTAATCCAATTGAGCTTTGGGAGAGTTGAACTGTAAGGATTGAGCTTGAATAAATTCGATAAAACTGCGTAATCCCCCACCATAAAGCAGGTCTTCTAAACCCAATACGGCTTGACCATCTTGTAACTGGATCATTCCAGTCGGCAGGAAACCCGCTAAAAATAAATGATATTCGGGTTGAGCTTCATTCACTTCTTCCCGAATCCAAATACAAACCACTACAGAGTTTTTTTCAACTTCATCTTTACTAACCACCCACTGAATTTTATTAGCTTTGGTGTGCGAAGCTTTAACCTGGATACTAATTGCTGGATTGGCTGCTAAACGCAAATAGCCAATAGGAAACAAATCCCCAGTTAAGTAGCGACTGAGATACTGATAGCTGCGAATATAAGTAATAAATAGCTTCCATTGTCGAGCATCAAAAGCTGTGCTCGTATCATTACCTGTAATATCGCGATAGCTACCTTTCGCGACCAAATTACTCAACTGCCTTTTAATGACAGATTCACCCAGCTTCCCAGTTAGATGATTGATAAACACATCATGCACGGGGGCCGTGTTTTTGTAACGCTCAGCCAATAGCCAGCAAGCATCTCGGAGCTTTTTAAGCCTTTGATTGCTGACAAATGCTAATTCACTAAACTGATTTTCGACTTCGCAAAACAGCAGATTTTCTGTCCCAGACTTGAACCGCTTAATAAAGTCAGCCTGTTGGGATCTCAGCAATGTTTTCCAATCCATGCTCAGGGGTCTCAAGCGATCGCAAATCTAGACTCAAAACTAGAGAGTGGCTAGCGCATATCGTAACCGAACAAGTTCGGATTCACCTCTCCTAATTGCAAATTTGCGAGACCATATTCTGCCCAACGGCGATCGACCATTGCTGCGGTATCTGGGTCAGACTCCAACGCTGCGCCCCATTCGTGATTGGTTTCTGGTGGGATCTTAGTCGTGGCGTCAATGCCCATCCGACCGCCCAGACCAATTTTTTCACTAGCAAAATCGAGCGTGTCGAAAGGCGTTTCCGGCAAGATAAATACATCTCGCACCGGATCAACTTTGGAAGTAATCGCCCACACCACCTGACGCGGATCGCGAATATTGATGCTTTTGTCCACCACAATCACAAATTTGGTGTAGGTGAATTGGGGCAACGCACTCCAAAACGCCAACGCTGCCCGCCGTGCCTGACCCGGATAAGCTTTGTCAATGGAAATAATGGCTGCCTTGTAACTGAGGGCTTCCATCGGCAAAAAGAAATCGACAATCTCAGAAACTTGTTGCCGCAGGATTGGGGTGTAAATGCGGTTAAGCGCGATCGCCATCATCGCCTCTTCTTTGGGCGGACGACCGCTAAACGTAGTCAGGTAGATCGGGTCTTTGCGCTGAGTGACACAGTGGAAGCGAACCAAGGGCGAATCTTCTACCCCGCCGTAATAGCCCATATGATCGCCAAAAGGCCCGTCAGGCAGCATTTCTCCAGGGGTGATCGTGCCTTCTAAGACAAATTCGGAGTCTGCCGGAACTTCGAGGTCAACGGTTTTGCACTTCGCTAGATTGACTCCAGAGCCACCATACAGCCCTGCAAACAGCCATTCTGACAGGTCTACTGGGATGGGTGTTGCTGCCGCCATGATGATCAGTGGATCTACACCCAGCGCGATCGCCACTTCAAGCTTTTTGCCTCGCTCTGCCGCTTTGCGTAAGTGCCGCGCCCCACCGCGCACAGATAGCCAATGCACCGTCATCGTTTTGTCCGATTGCAGTTGCAGCCGATAGACACCGACATTAGGAGTCTCCGTTTCGCAGTCTTTGGTAATCACCAAGCCCAGCGTGATGATCTTGCCTGCATCGCCGCAATAGGGGCGAATCATGGGAATTTGATTGAGGTCTAATTCATCTTCGTGGAGCACCACTTGCTGACAAGGGGGAAACAAGTCTCGTCCTGGTTTAGCCCGCAGCACATCAAACAAAACTTTGCCAAACTCTACCGCTTGAGCAATTTTTTTAGGTGGCTTGGGTTGTTGCAACATGCTGAGCTTTTTACCCAAAGCTTCTAGTTCTTCGGGTTGCTCCATGTTCATAGCCCAGCAGATGCGCTCCACCGTGCCCATTGTGTTGACAGCGACTGGATAGGGAGAACCTTTGACGTTCTCAAACAGTAGGGCTGGCCCGCCTTGCTGCAACATTCGGTTAGAAATTTCAGCAATCTCTAAGTCTGGGTCAACCAGGGCAGAAATGCGTTTTAGCTGCCCTCGCTGCTCTAACTGTTTTAAGAATCCTCGTAGGTCTCTCGCCATGATTAAGATGTGTAAACCGTCCTCTCTCATTATGAGGCGAAACCTGGTCACTATTCGATGGTGAATGGGGATTCAAGCTCTCAGATTGGCGAAGTAAGGTCAGACTGTTACGAAAGTAGGGCATTGAGTGAACTCTAAATCGTAAGATTCGTACTGCTGAATCAGCGTATTAGACGAGCAGGCCAGTGTAGCAGTATTGATAAATCCGTATTTCGTGGAGGACGAAATTGACTCACGCCAAGTTGAATTCTGGAGAGAAAGTGATTCCGGTAGCAGAGATTAGTATCTTTATCTATCAATGTCTTGCTCGAATTCACCAACAGCAGCCTGGGTTGTTTCTAGAAAAATATCGTGCTCTACCCTGGAATAGCGATCGCCACCAATCAGCACTGATGCCGCGATTAGAAGCAGCCCTAGGCAACGTTAATCATATTGCTACGGTTCGACCAAAAGTTCAGCAAATCTTACAGGTCTTTTTAGGAAATATTGCCTTAGAAAGTTCTAACTTCGCTCAATTAAATTTAGAGCTTTCACAGCTGTTATCTCCATTAGATCCAACCCAAAAAGTTGAGCTGCAAAGTGGAAATGGTAGTAAATCTC
The sequence above is a segment of the Trichocoleus desertorum ATA4-8-CV12 genome. Coding sequences within it:
- a CDS encoding pre-peptidase C-terminal domain-containing protein, whose protein sequence is MAVNLFDVNFYRAANPDLASLTDAQAWQHFQANGLNEGRKFSPFVSLEVYRTNNPDLKAAGLISNQQLYDHLRTNGVAEGRQFSPFVDINYYLAVNPDVNQAFSGNKEQAFNHLRTNGVAEGRQFSPFVDINYYLAVNPDVNQAYGGNRVLALQHLELVGLKEGRKFISTFNTNFYKTVHPDLAAAGLSNQQLLTHFQSNGLREGLASSESFNVKVYLANNSDLRAAGLNNQLAYEHFLKSGQREGRPGADYAGNTISAARSIGISSSTSTFTDFVGYGDANDYYRFSLNSASNFNLVLNGLAANANVNLLNSSGQVLHSSSSSGTEAESINRILDLGTYYLQVYQYSGSSNYNLNLAATAIPYITIAGPNGANSNATEGAIPGQFTITRTGSTANALTVYYSVAGTATNNIDYTNLTGSILIPAGQSSITVPINVIDDSLPEGTETIILSLTSSSAYTLGSTATSTVSLYDNEPAARDLGTLSGLQTISDSISSANPNDYYRFALSDTRSVSLLLNGMTGDANVQLLDSNGNVLHSPTNYGSQVGANTGTTVEAISRLLNAGTYYIRVLPGVAGTTTSYSLSLLDTSSSTSFTNRVIELTNFYRTQSGLSTLTNSSQLSSAAQAHSQDMAFNDFYSHTGSNGSTAGGRFTTAGYQWSMAAENIYASPSNPETAIEGWMFSSGHRSNILNSSLRDIGVGYYYLPNDTGNVNWNHYWTQNFGAPISQITLSSPNGGETFQAGSSYNITWTDNISENVKLDLYKAGVYYSTINSSTLSDGSELWAVPTNLPSGSDYQIRIASTTNGTLYDFGNSYFTVSPASFVTLSSPNGGETFQAGLNYNITWTDNITENVKLDLYKAGVYYSTINSSTLSDGSELWAVPTNLPSASDYQIRIASTTNNNIFDYSDRNFTLQSDLKKYWFYYNFNANNYSMADSYSGSVIAPVGMYTVTVADGSYLDSELFDPRAINNEIGLNGKYVVHAVEDYNDSLTNEAGRVFVHDYIDRDNGAVQHFTPYKYTQGVQPSGLNYLGSELDHIDSARTSGTQFGQDYYEADPEASNWRAEYYNNRNLSGSPVFIESFGSSQNFERQWGSDSPTTRLGSTAVPTDSFSARVTSTRYLAPGLYQVRVGSDDGVRVKVGNLNVIDSWVDQGPAPHSGYFRWAGGTTPITVEYYENAGLASLKFELMPATPFQDAVDEATQWRSTVHTWDRNQSGTPPLDFYTNDAYKIGGINLGSNTRSDGQKGIKFDLGNGALNADGSRLPDDFFAVRSYTWADFDGGPYKFRVQGDDGFQISAKSHATGQWYYITPQNEWTPAYGALEKEYTLPSGRYDLHFHYFEQGIAANFDLSWAKVSNPDIDIQVHDVYGSFTAFQTSAIQQAVENWERILTKDKDITGSLKIALTEGFTAMGGESWGGAWAEAFVDPAQNSRSDYSNGYGADGRYREVDIAGGNYHNRINYNSYKIDSLTKNELVRLTMHEIGHTLGLDHESGYSLMNTSGLNESITPTSWSTLGSLGYNFNQNAPVYWS
- the gyrB gene encoding DNA topoisomerase (ATP-hydrolyzing) subunit B, which encodes MTSNYGADQIQVLEGLEPVRKRPGMYIGSTGPRGLHHLVYEVVDNSVDEALAGYCKHIRIDINADGSVTVEDDGRGIPTDVHPRTGKSALETVMTVLHAGGKFGGGGYKVSGGLHGVGISVVNALSEWVEVTVRRDKKVYTQRFERGVAITELTAQPTSEDRTGTMVNFRPDEVIFTTGIEFDYMTLSGRLRELAYLNAGVEITFTDYRLELVKGNEPRSETYFYEGGIREYISYMNRDKQPLHEEIIYVQGERNNVQVEVSLQWCTDAYTDSLLGFANNIRTIDGGTHLEGLKAVLTRTLNNLARKRNKLKENDPNLAGENIREGLTAVISVKVPDPEFEGQTKTKLGNTEVRGIVDSLVGEVLTEYLEFRPGVTDSILEKAIQAFNAAEAARRARELVRRKSVLESSTLPGKLADCSSRDPSESEIFIVEGDSAGGSAKQGRDRRFQAILPLRGKILNIEKTDDAKIYKNTEIQALITALGLGIKGEEFDSSQLRYHRIVIMTDADVDGAHIRTLLLTFFYRYQRSLVEQGFIYIACPPLYKVERGRSHYYCYSDRELANLVQREFPANANYTIQRFKGLGEMMPTQLWETTMNPESRTLKRVEIEDAAEADRIFTILMGDRVAPRREFIETYGPKLNLTDLDI
- the miaA gene encoding tRNA (adenosine(37)-N6)-dimethylallyltransferase MiaA, with translation MDQNVIQVPSLVVICGPTASGKSGLAIALAQRLESAAILSADSRQVYREFDIGTAKPTIAEQQQIPHYLIDICDPTQTLTLADYQEQAQALIDEFHQGEGERMKDEGGGMKGKRRDVRLCRSRSVGRGMNKFHSADSDAPSASGPITLPETNSPLHPSSLILHPSPIPFLVGGTGLYIRSVVQGLIIPRVPPQPELRSQLQALGQKQLYAFLQQVDPASATRIHANDQVRTLRALEVFYTTGQPISAQQGEKPPDYPILQIGLDAEGDRLTRRIEQRTDQMIAAGFVDEVTTLCNKYGPDLALLNTLGYQEIKQYLAGEISLTQARDLTVLHTRQFAKRQRTWFHADPTITWFDSDASDLVEQVWQQMQQFWEKSASAIATL
- a CDS encoding cold shock and DUF1294 domain-containing protein, encoding MKPVLRKGQLVTWKDDRGFGFIKPSDSNEQVFFHITALKDANRRPQVGDVIYYQLSVEQNGKARASNASIQGVVPKQSLHSPSFVTKAGARPQPRAWSAQSTVATLLLALLPSVGAVHFALTTANVIPFILYPVMSLITFCLYATDKSRAQQKQWRVPENTLHFCELLGGWLGGFVAQQKFRHKTRKTSYQIVFWLIAALHITFWLYWFFFRETLIPLLSP